Proteins from a single region of Paraburkholderia sp. PGU19:
- a CDS encoding DMT family transporter, with protein sequence MPRMRIALLTIVAMFAFAGNSLLCRIALKGTSIDPATFTSARIVSAAIVLWIILRSRGLRQPIAGNWLSAFALFVYAAAFSFAYVSLAAGTGALLLFGAVQATMIGYALSRGDRLRMLQWMGLACALAGLVALVLPGVSAPPLLASLLMLCAGIAWGAYSLRGKRAADPTATTAGNFIRAIPFAAAISIAMFARASIDRTGLLFAAISGALTSGVGYVIWYAALKELKAATAATVQLSVPLIAAVGGIVLLGEPLTARLTLSAAAILGGIALVISRR encoded by the coding sequence GCTATGCCGCATCGCGTTGAAGGGCACGTCGATCGATCCCGCAACGTTCACGTCCGCGCGCATCGTTTCGGCTGCCATCGTGTTGTGGATCATTCTGCGCAGCCGCGGCCTGCGGCAACCCATCGCCGGCAACTGGCTTTCCGCTTTTGCGCTGTTCGTCTACGCGGCGGCGTTCTCGTTTGCCTATGTATCGCTGGCGGCGGGAACGGGCGCGCTGCTGCTGTTCGGCGCGGTACAGGCAACCATGATCGGCTATGCACTCTCGCGCGGCGACCGTCTGCGCATGCTGCAATGGATGGGCCTCGCATGCGCGCTCGCGGGCCTCGTCGCGCTCGTGCTGCCCGGCGTGAGCGCGCCGCCTCTGCTCGCGTCGCTGCTGATGCTGTGCGCAGGCATCGCGTGGGGCGCGTATTCACTGCGCGGCAAACGCGCCGCCGATCCGACGGCCACCACGGCAGGCAATTTCATTCGCGCCATTCCCTTCGCCGCGGCGATCAGCATCGCGATGTTTGCGCGCGCATCGATCGATCGAACGGGCCTGCTTTTCGCGGCGATATCCGGCGCGTTGACGTCGGGTGTCGGCTATGTGATCTGGTACGCCGCGTTGAAGGAACTCAAGGCCGCCACGGCCGCGACCGTGCAATTGAGTGTGCCGCTGATCGCCGCCGTCGGCGGCATCGTGCTGCTCGGCGAACCGCTGACCGCGCGGCTCACATTGAGCGCGGCGGCGATACTCGGCGGCATCGCGCTCGTGATCAGCCGCCGCTGA
- a CDS encoding DUF2325 domain-containing protein: protein MHAPPFRLARPGIDTSIGSAQRADPCCAPSKAQLADLKRRTRLAELDAHLHCSIIGTCLSTHELRKLVPKFTDLDRQRATDLEIHHTAVELAIEGGAGGKALQKALDERYAGALRLFDKAKDPDAVLALWKEALKSGDIPPAYWALMTHPQTTMSVRQSAFGDLHMLSHLVGAANRADIRRLVALEEENATLRTKIDRQQSRLQEMSLQRDAAAQELETRTAHAKPQDAGTDDALRAEVQLLREALTARDERLALHTNRREAAEQRVAAEQESARALRARLDEMDALIKTLQAEASALERTLQATAGDDRSGRSASLAILERMRIVYVGGRPGSNAAIRRIVESAGGEMTVHDGGIEDRKGLLAAALPGADIVVFPVDCIDHDSMNMLKRVCERGHIAWYPLRTASVASFVELIGRLNADAQTNTQSGGAPRFCLRHG, encoded by the coding sequence ATGCACGCTCCGCCCTTTCGTCTCGCCCGCCCGGGCATCGATACGTCCATTGGCTCCGCACAACGCGCCGATCCGTGCTGCGCGCCGTCGAAGGCGCAACTCGCCGATCTGAAACGACGCACGCGGCTCGCGGAACTCGATGCGCACCTGCACTGCTCGATCATCGGCACGTGTCTGAGCACGCATGAACTGCGCAAGCTCGTGCCGAAGTTCACCGACCTCGACCGTCAGCGCGCCACCGACCTCGAAATTCATCACACAGCGGTCGAACTCGCGATCGAAGGCGGCGCGGGCGGCAAGGCGCTGCAAAAGGCACTGGACGAGCGCTATGCGGGCGCGCTCCGGTTATTCGACAAGGCGAAGGACCCGGACGCGGTGCTCGCGCTATGGAAAGAAGCGCTCAAGAGCGGCGACATTCCGCCCGCCTACTGGGCGCTGATGACGCATCCGCAAACCACCATGAGCGTGCGGCAATCGGCGTTCGGCGATCTGCACATGCTGTCGCATCTGGTCGGCGCCGCGAATCGCGCGGATATCCGGCGGCTCGTCGCGCTGGAAGAAGAAAATGCCACGTTGCGCACGAAGATCGATCGCCAGCAAAGCCGTCTGCAGGAAATGAGCTTGCAGCGCGACGCTGCCGCGCAGGAACTGGAAACGCGCACGGCGCACGCCAAGCCGCAGGATGCCGGCACTGACGACGCCCTGCGCGCCGAGGTCCAATTGCTGCGCGAAGCATTGACAGCGCGTGACGAGCGTCTCGCGCTGCATACGAACCGCCGTGAAGCCGCCGAACAGCGCGTCGCCGCCGAACAGGAAAGCGCCCGTGCGTTGCGCGCGCGACTCGATGAAATGGATGCGCTAATAAAAACGCTGCAAGCGGAAGCGAGCGCACTGGAACGCACGCTTCAGGCCACCGCGGGCGACGACCGGTCCGGGCGTTCGGCCTCGCTGGCGATCCTGGAGCGCATGCGTATCGTGTATGTCGGCGGAAGGCCGGGTTCGAATGCGGCGATCAGACGGATCGTCGAATCGGCGGGAGGTGAGATGACCGTGCACGACGGCGGCATCGAGGATCGCAAGGGCTTGCTGGCGGCTGCATTGCCGGGCGCGGATATCGTGGTGTTTCCCGTCGACTGCATCGATCACGACTCGATGAACATGCTCAAACGTGTCTGCGAACGCGGCCACATTGCGTGGTATCCGCTGCGCACCGCGAGCGTCGCGAGCTTTGTCGAACTGATCGGGCGGCTCAATGCCGATGCGCAGACGAACACGCAGTCCGGTGGAGCGCCGCGCTTCTGCCTGCGTCACGGCTAG
- a CDS encoding LysR family transcriptional regulator, translated as MRIQQEGTIALGPGKVALLEAVREHGSISAAARSLNMSYRRAWLLMDELNRSLKSPATISEHGGQSGGGSALTPVGEEIIRLYRGIEAQAYAACADDIAALTKMVRR; from the coding sequence ATGCGCATTCAGCAGGAAGGCACGATCGCGCTGGGACCGGGAAAGGTCGCGCTGCTCGAAGCGGTCCGCGAGCATGGCTCGATTTCGGCGGCGGCGCGCAGCCTGAACATGTCGTATCGGCGCGCGTGGCTGTTGATGGATGAATTGAACCGTTCGCTGAAATCGCCGGCGACGATATCCGAGCACGGCGGCCAGAGCGGCGGCGGCAGTGCGCTGACGCCCGTCGGCGAGGAGATCATCCGGCTGTATCGCGGCATCGAAGCGCAGGCGTACGCCGCATGCGCGGACGATATCGCCGCGCTTACGAAGATGGTGCGGCGTTAG
- a CDS encoding molybdopterin-dependent oxidoreductase, whose product MGMTGSAALPLQETTAGAVTLAGDFLRPMQVTIDDLRQHASVTADPFDLRCYTTNRFIRKVDQYRGVLLKDLIDMAGLRNERPGDFKRTIFIAHAHDGYAVTFSWHELFNTPIGERVLVAFERGDQPLSVDEGAPILFSAADILPAPRHVKRLAGVVARVLEL is encoded by the coding sequence ATGGGAATGACTGGCTCGGCGGCGCTGCCGCTGCAGGAGACGACGGCAGGCGCCGTTACGCTGGCGGGCGATTTTCTACGTCCAATGCAGGTGACGATCGACGATCTGCGGCAGCACGCAAGCGTGACGGCCGATCCCTTCGACCTGCGCTGCTACACGACGAACCGCTTCATCCGCAAGGTCGATCAGTATCGCGGCGTGTTGCTGAAGGATCTGATCGACATGGCGGGTTTGCGCAACGAGCGGCCCGGCGATTTCAAGCGGACCATTTTCATTGCGCACGCTCACGACGGCTACGCGGTGACATTCTCATGGCATGAACTGTTCAACACGCCGATCGGCGAACGCGTACTGGTCGCGTTCGAGCGCGGCGACCAGCCGCTTTCCGTCGACGAAGGTGCGCCCATCCTGTTTTCCGCCGCTGACATTCTGCCCGCGCCGCGTCATGTGAAACGGCTCGCGGGTGTGGTTGCGCGGGTGCTCGAGCTTTGA
- a CDS encoding TOBE domain-containing protein: protein MRTSARNHFAGQVTAVKAGAVNDEITLRTQDGLEIVAVITHGSASSLGLAAGKPAFALVKASSVIVMVDADSSKVSARNCIAGSVASVTKGAVNSEVVIAAAGGAQVAAIVTNDSVDRLGLTSGKAAAAIFKASSVIVGVD from the coding sequence ATGCGTACCAGCGCCCGTAATCATTTCGCCGGCCAGGTCACGGCCGTCAAGGCCGGCGCCGTCAACGACGAAATCACACTCCGCACCCAGGACGGACTCGAAATCGTCGCGGTGATCACCCATGGCAGCGCGTCGTCGCTCGGGCTCGCGGCGGGCAAGCCGGCGTTCGCGCTCGTCAAGGCTTCGTCGGTGATCGTGATGGTCGATGCCGACAGCAGCAAGGTGTCGGCGCGCAACTGCATCGCGGGCTCGGTCGCGTCGGTCACGAAGGGCGCCGTCAACAGCGAGGTCGTCATTGCGGCGGCGGGCGGCGCGCAGGTCGCCGCGATCGTCACCAACGACAGCGTCGACCGTCTCGGCCTCACCAGCGGCAAGGCGGCTGCGGCAATCTTCAAGGCTTCGAGCGTGATCGTCGGCGTCGATTGA
- a CDS encoding DUF3022 domain-containing protein: protein MASRLLIHSQRKQIKELALVGTFESPKAPTVSAYQEGPTTWLMLSWVVETGRDTTLDARCVVTLKLGDAQIDRYAALDTAKRRVVQDRLRDLVRQHVEVSRAQPASTDSCSIELDVNDAVFDVPDEPYDMP from the coding sequence GTGGCATCCCGGTTGCTCATACATAGCCAGAGGAAACAGATAAAGGAACTGGCCCTCGTCGGGACCTTCGAATCGCCGAAAGCGCCCACTGTCAGCGCCTACCAGGAAGGCCCGACGACCTGGCTGATGCTCTCGTGGGTCGTCGAAACGGGCCGCGACACGACGCTTGACGCGCGCTGCGTCGTGACCCTCAAGCTCGGTGATGCGCAGATCGACCGCTATGCCGCGCTGGATACGGCCAAACGCCGCGTCGTGCAGGATCGTCTGAGGGATCTCGTGCGGCAGCATGTTGAAGTGTCGAGGGCGCAGCCGGCTTCGACGGACAGCTGTTCGATCGAACTCGACGTGAACGACGCCGTCTTCGACGTGCCCGACGAACCGTACGACATGCCGTAG
- a CDS encoding YceH family protein: MNSTTDDTPRPAMRALTPLEARVLGVLFEKQHTVPDTYPLSLNSLASGCNQKTSRSPVMNVSESEILDAINSMKRLSLVLEGSSSRVPRFEHNMERVLGLPRQSAALLTALLLRGPQTAAELRLATARLHSFADTSSVEAFLEELADNDPPRVVKLARTPGERESRWMHLLCGEPTPEQIGAAALSDEPLPPGELEALRAQQRELSERVERLEALVTHLAGELGVSLDELKGNL, from the coding sequence ATGAATTCCACCACCGACGATACCCCGCGCCCCGCCATGCGCGCGCTCACGCCACTCGAAGCCCGCGTGCTGGGCGTGCTGTTCGAGAAGCAGCACACCGTACCCGACACCTACCCGCTGTCGCTCAATTCCCTCGCCTCGGGTTGCAATCAGAAGACTTCGCGCTCGCCCGTGATGAACGTCAGCGAATCCGAGATTCTCGACGCGATCAACTCCATGAAGCGCCTGTCGCTCGTGCTCGAAGGCAGCAGCAGCCGCGTGCCGCGCTTCGAGCACAACATGGAGCGCGTGCTCGGCCTGCCGCGCCAGTCGGCGGCGCTGCTAACCGCGCTGTTGCTGCGCGGCCCACAGACGGCAGCCGAGTTGCGGCTCGCTACCGCGCGCCTGCACAGCTTCGCCGACACGTCGTCTGTCGAGGCGTTTCTCGAAGAGCTTGCCGACAACGATCCGCCGCGCGTCGTCAAGCTGGCGCGCACGCCGGGCGAGCGCGAGAGCCGCTGGATGCATCTCTTGTGCGGCGAGCCGACGCCCGAGCAGATCGGCGCCGCGGCACTCTCCGACGAGCCGCTGCCGCCCGGCGAACTCGAAGCACTGCGCGCGCAGCAGCGCGAGCTGAGCGAGCGCGTCGAGCGGCTCGAAGCACTCGTGACGCACCTCGCGGGCGAGCTTGGCGTGTCGCTCGATGAGCTGAAGGGAAACCTGTAG
- a CDS encoding M23 family metallopeptidase: MDKAKSKGIEIAAKAGDPVNAATLGRVVFAGDGDKPYVKLIVIKHDDMLVTAYGHNRKLLVKEGTIAEMPATDHGNGSM, from the coding sequence ATGGACAAGGCAAAATCGAAGGGGATCGAGATCGCCGCCAAAGCGGGCGATCCGGTGAACGCGGCGACGTTAGGTCGCGTCGTGTTCGCGGGCGACGGCGACAAGCCGTATGTCAAGCTGATCGTCATCAAGCACGACGACATGCTCGTGACGGCCTACGGACACAACCGCAAGCTGCTCGTGAAAGAAGGAACGATCGCCGAGATGCCGGCGACGGACCACGGCAACGGCTCGATGTAA
- the grxC gene encoding glutaredoxin 3 codes for MSAITIYTTPTCPYCLAAKALLKKKGLSYEEINVQGDRATALALMERTGRRTVPQIFIGETHVGGFDDLNALETEGNLDPLVEANVVR; via the coding sequence ATGTCTGCAATCACGATCTACACGACACCGACGTGCCCGTACTGTCTCGCCGCGAAGGCGCTACTCAAGAAGAAGGGGCTGTCGTACGAGGAAATCAACGTGCAGGGCGACCGCGCCACGGCGCTCGCGTTGATGGAACGCACAGGACGCCGCACGGTGCCGCAGATTTTTATCGGCGAGACGCATGTGGGCGGATTCGACGATCTCAATGCGCTGGAAACCGAGGGGAATCTCGATCCGCTGGTCGAGGCCAACGTGGTGCGTTAA
- a CDS encoding DUF4148 domain-containing protein, protein MKRVYQALVLAAALGLPLASHAESQSTATRAQVRAELIAAQQSGQYPQSDTNYPEPANYSAAAPHVFHRSHDLIATSYGPSVSGSAGSGFRATRARSLAGASSAFDDIYRGQ, encoded by the coding sequence ATGAAACGCGTCTATCAAGCTCTCGTTCTCGCGGCTGCATTGGGTCTGCCGCTCGCAAGCCACGCTGAATCGCAATCGACGGCGACGCGCGCGCAGGTTCGCGCCGAGCTGATCGCCGCGCAGCAGTCCGGCCAGTATCCGCAAAGCGACACGAACTATCCGGAACCCGCGAACTATTCGGCCGCCGCGCCGCACGTGTTCCATCGCTCGCATGATCTGATCGCGACGTCGTATGGTCCGTCGGTCAGCGGCAGCGCAGGGTCGGGTTTCCGTGCGACGCGAGCCCGTTCGCTGGCAGGCGCATCGTCCGCATTCGACGACATCTATCGCGGCCAGTAA
- a CDS encoding AraC family transcriptional regulator: MDLLSRFLSLMPVSGRVDVRCHFGAPWAIEEGPAGVREIPYHVLLSGRAVLEDDNGPPEHLAAGDIIVFPTGSPHRIHDGSGAQPVPVTERRNITLTVAENSGTGDTADILCGRFLLGAVPDRLLRDHLPSRLVVRSGAHSTSNGDAATNGEQPGGVAGSRLARLIQLMREEATDECPGSETLVNHLSAALFALTLRFASEAAHPPHGLLALAGRPRLQAAVSAMFESPGKPWTLDQFAALCNMSRATFVRQFQEAIGRSATDVLTEVRMTIAGRMLLESTTPVGDIGETVGYQSEAAFQRVFKKQIGVTPARWRASGGPMQSTQDAAADEAAADAEQ, from the coding sequence ATGGATCTGCTAAGCCGTTTCCTGTCGCTGATGCCCGTGAGCGGGCGTGTCGATGTCCGCTGCCATTTCGGCGCGCCATGGGCGATCGAAGAGGGCCCAGCGGGCGTGCGCGAGATTCCATATCACGTGCTGCTGTCGGGACGCGCGGTGCTCGAAGACGACAACGGGCCGCCCGAGCATCTGGCCGCAGGCGACATCATCGTATTTCCAACGGGCAGCCCGCACCGTATCCACGATGGCAGCGGCGCGCAGCCCGTCCCCGTCACGGAGCGGCGCAACATCACGCTGACGGTCGCGGAGAACAGCGGCACGGGCGACACGGCCGACATCCTGTGCGGCCGCTTTCTGCTCGGCGCCGTGCCGGACCGGCTGCTGCGCGATCACTTGCCGTCGCGGCTGGTGGTGCGCAGCGGTGCGCATTCGACGAGCAACGGCGACGCGGCCACGAATGGCGAACAGCCGGGCGGCGTCGCGGGCTCGCGGCTCGCGCGGCTCATTCAACTGATGCGCGAAGAGGCGACGGACGAATGTCCCGGCAGCGAAACCCTCGTCAATCATCTGTCGGCGGCGCTGTTCGCGTTGACGCTGCGCTTTGCGAGCGAAGCGGCGCATCCGCCGCACGGGCTGCTGGCGCTGGCGGGGCGGCCGCGCCTGCAGGCGGCCGTCTCGGCGATGTTCGAATCGCCCGGCAAGCCGTGGACACTCGATCAGTTCGCCGCGCTGTGCAACATGTCGCGCGCAACCTTCGTGCGGCAGTTCCAGGAAGCAATTGGCCGCTCGGCGACGGATGTGCTCACGGAAGTTCGCATGACGATCGCGGGCCGCATGCTGCTCGAATCGACGACGCCCGTCGGCGATATCGGCGAGACGGTCGGCTATCAGTCGGAAGCGGCGTTCCAGCGCGTCTTCAAGAAGCAGATCGGCGTGACACCCGCGCGCTGGCGCGCATCGGGTGGGCCCATGCAGTCGACGCAGGATGCCGCGGCCGATGAAGCTGCGGCCGACGCAGAGCAATAG
- a CDS encoding dihydrolipoyl dehydrogenase: MKTLHIDVAVIGAGSAGLSAFRAAKAAGASVVLIEGGAYGTTCARVGCMPSKLLIAAAEAAHAARSMAPFGVHVDGAVRVDGREVMARVKRERDRFVGFVVESTESIPDEERLIGYAQFIDDNVLQVGEHTRVHAKRVVIATGSSPYVPAMYQALGDRAIVNDDVFAWDDLPRKVAVIGAGVIGLELGQALAWLGVDVTMLGARGRVGPLSDPAIKNYARDVFKDSFHFETHAQVEAATREGDSVHLRYRDGAGELHEDTFDYVLVTAGRRPNMDKLALHNTTIEVDARGVPVFDPLTLQAGKHPVFIAGDANDVLPLLHEAADEGRAAGDNAARYPDVKPLVRRAAISVVFSEPGIAMVGARFLDLADGSFVTGEVSFEDQGRSRVMLRNRGLMHVYVDRDTRRFVGAEWIGPDAEHIAHLLSWALQMGLTVDAMLAMPFYHPVVEEGLRSALRSAAAQLAV, from the coding sequence ATGAAGACGCTTCATATCGATGTTGCAGTGATTGGCGCGGGCAGCGCGGGCTTGTCCGCCTTCCGTGCCGCGAAGGCTGCGGGCGCGAGTGTCGTGCTGATCGAAGGCGGCGCGTACGGGACGACCTGTGCGCGTGTTGGCTGTATGCCGTCGAAGCTGTTGATCGCCGCCGCCGAAGCCGCGCACGCGGCGCGCAGTATGGCGCCGTTCGGCGTGCATGTCGATGGCGCCGTGCGGGTCGACGGACGCGAAGTGATGGCGCGCGTCAAGCGCGAGCGCGACCGCTTCGTTGGCTTCGTCGTCGAATCGACGGAGAGCATTCCCGATGAAGAGCGGCTGATTGGCTACGCGCAGTTCATCGACGATAACGTGCTGCAAGTCGGCGAGCACACCCGCGTGCACGCGAAGCGCGTCGTGATCGCGACGGGCTCGTCGCCGTATGTGCCCGCGATGTATCAGGCGCTCGGCGACCGCGCGATCGTCAACGACGACGTGTTCGCGTGGGACGATCTGCCGCGCAAGGTCGCCGTGATCGGCGCGGGCGTGATCGGGCTGGAACTGGGCCAGGCGCTGGCGTGGTTGGGCGTCGACGTGACGATGCTGGGCGCGCGTGGGCGCGTTGGACCGTTGAGCGATCCGGCGATCAAGAATTATGCGCGTGATGTGTTCAAGGATTCTTTCCACTTCGAGACGCACGCGCAGGTGGAAGCGGCGACGCGCGAAGGTGACAGCGTGCATTTGCGGTATCGCGATGGCGCGGGGGAATTGCACGAAGACACGTTCGATTATGTGCTGGTGACGGCGGGCCGTCGGCCGAACATGGACAAGCTTGCGCTGCACAACACGACGATCGAGGTGGATGCGCGCGGTGTGCCTGTGTTTGATCCGCTGACGTTGCAGGCGGGCAAGCATCCCGTGTTTATCGCGGGCGATGCGAATGATGTGCTGCCGCTCTTGCACGAAGCTGCTGATGAAGGTCGCGCTGCGGGCGACAATGCTGCGCGTTATCCCGATGTGAAGCCGCTTGTGCGGCGGGCGGCGATTTCAGTTGTGTTTTCTGAGCCTGGGATTGCGATGGTTGGGGCGCGGTTTCTGGATCTTGCTGATGGGTCGTTTGTGACGGGTGAAGTTAGCTTTGAAGATCAAGGCCGCAGCCGCGTGATGTTGCGCAATCGCGGGTTGATGCATGTGTATGTGGATCGCGATACGCGACGGTTTGTGGGTGCTGAGTGGATCGGGCCGGATGCGGAGCATATCGCGCATTTGCTGTCGTGGGCGTTGCAGATGGGGCTTACCGTTGATGCGATGCTCGCGATGCCTTTTTATCATCCTGTTGTTGAGGAGGGTTTGCGGAGTGCGTTGAGGAGTGCTGCTGCGCAGCTTGCCGTTTAG
- a CDS encoding transposase — protein MCNAHHLRELVFVLESTQQRWAQQMIDLLCQAKREVDLSQAAGNTSLSQARQRYYTRRSRALIAQARKLNPQQARESGRRERRGRIRQSFTCNLLTRLHKYADEVWRFIADHRVPFDNNQAERDIRMPKLKQKISGCFRSESGMEAFCTIRSYLATLRKQSRSLIDALALAFTGVVVSPLVTAE, from the coding sequence CTGTGCAATGCTCATCATCTGCGCGAACTGGTGTTTGTCCTGGAGTCCACGCAGCAACGCTGGGCCCAGCAGATGATTGACCTGCTTTGCCAGGCAAAGCGCGAGGTCGACCTCAGTCAGGCTGCAGGAAACACCTCGCTGAGTCAGGCGCGCCAACGCTATTACACACGGCGCAGCCGCGCCCTGATCGCCCAGGCACGCAAGCTCAATCCGCAGCAGGCACGTGAGTCCGGGCGCCGGGAACGCCGCGGCAGGATCAGGCAAAGCTTTACCTGCAACCTGCTCACACGGCTTCACAAGTATGCCGATGAGGTGTGGCGTTTCATTGCCGATCACCGCGTACCGTTCGACAACAACCAGGCCGAACGCGATATCCGCATGCCCAAACTCAAACAGAAGATCTCCGGGTGCTTCCGCTCGGAATCGGGTATGGAGGCGTTCTGCACGATCCGCTCCTACCTTGCCACCTTACGCAAGCAGAGCCGTTCGCTGATCGACGCGCTCGCCCTGGCCTTTACAGGAGTCGTCGTTTCGCCTCTGGTTACCGCTGAATAG
- a CDS encoding transposase: MPVARTAQALKDLFGLHVVTGTVQHSIDQAAQLLVPAVEQIRQALRGQPVVHFDESCMRVGRESRWLHVASTHALSWYGAHRKRGSEALDSFGILPGFRESRSMTAGGRMPAMSVSMRCAMLIICANWCLSWSPRSNAGPSR; the protein is encoded by the coding sequence TTGCCGGTTGCGCGCACCGCCCAGGCGCTGAAGGACCTGTTTGGTCTGCATGTGGTTACGGGAACCGTCCAGCACAGCATTGATCAGGCCGCGCAGTTACTGGTGCCAGCCGTTGAGCAGATCCGGCAGGCGCTACGCGGGCAACCCGTGGTGCATTTCGATGAGAGCTGCATGCGCGTGGGGCGCGAGTCCCGCTGGCTGCATGTCGCCTCGACGCACGCGTTGAGCTGGTATGGCGCGCACCGCAAGCGCGGCAGCGAGGCGCTGGACAGCTTCGGCATTCTTCCCGGCTTTAGGGAGTCGCGGTCCATGACGGCTGGCGGCCGTATGCCGGCTATGAGTGTGAGCATGCGCTGTGCAATGCTCATCATCTGCGCGAACTGGTGTTTGTCCTGGAGTCCACGCAGCAACGCTGGGCCCAGCAGATGA
- a CDS encoding DUF6444 domain-containing protein, translated as MTKMPDLKDLTPEQKDALIVDLVRRLNELEAKLEKDSHNSSKPPSSDGPRRKPKSLRGTSGARPGAQPGHKGKTLKRVAQPDHIEIHPVALVCDACGQRIAAARVAVLPEGRQVIDLPPTRFEVTEHRVQIAQCRCGKHHSGAFPKGVSQAVQYGPRFAPQPSI; from the coding sequence ATGACGAAGATGCCCGACCTCAAGGACCTGACACCGGAGCAGAAGGACGCACTCATCGTTGATCTGGTGAGGCGTCTGAACGAGCTCGAGGCAAAGCTTGAGAAGGACAGTCATAACTCCAGCAAGCCGCCGTCAAGCGATGGTCCAAGGCGCAAGCCGAAGTCATTGCGCGGCACGAGCGGGGCCAGGCCTGGCGCGCAACCGGGGCACAAGGGCAAGACGCTCAAACGCGTCGCGCAACCCGATCACATCGAGATTCACCCGGTGGCGCTGGTGTGCGATGCATGTGGCCAACGCATCGCAGCAGCCCGCGTGGCCGTGTTGCCCGAAGGCCGTCAGGTGATCGATTTGCCACCCACGCGCTTTGAGGTGACCGAGCATCGCGTGCAGATCGCGCAGTGCCGCTGCGGCAAGCATCACTCGGGCGCATTTCCCAAGGGCGTGAGCCAGGCGGTTCAGTACGGCCCCAGATTCGCGCCGCAGCCGTCTATCTGA
- a CDS encoding LysR family transcriptional regulator produces the protein MELRHLRYFVAVAEERNFTRAAQRLHIAQPPLSRQMQQLEELLGVQLFVRNSRPVELTDTGRFFYSHAVKLLAETAELESMTRRVGKIERSLSVGFVGSTLYGMLPKIIRRFRTEHSAVELTLHEMSTMDQIKALKEGTIDVGFGRIRHEDPSIRRVVLREERMIVALPFGHPLSEVKPVLSLHDLVNETLIIFPKAPRPSYADQVLAAFRDRGLEPARIYETRELQIALGLVAAGEGISVVPSSVYGLKRDDVSYKELDDSNLVSPIIMSMRMLDESEDLTEMLELIYRLYEEAKMEYLPPHVEGV, from the coding sequence ATGGAGTTGCGCCATTTGCGTTACTTCGTCGCCGTGGCTGAGGAGCGCAACTTCACGCGCGCCGCGCAACGGCTGCATATTGCGCAGCCGCCGCTGAGCCGCCAGATGCAGCAACTGGAAGAACTCCTTGGCGTGCAACTGTTCGTGCGCAATTCACGGCCGGTCGAATTGACGGACACGGGGCGGTTCTTTTATTCACACGCGGTGAAGTTGCTTGCGGAAACGGCTGAGCTTGAGTCGATGACACGGCGCGTCGGCAAGATCGAGCGCAGTCTTTCTGTTGGTTTTGTCGGCTCGACGTTGTATGGGATGTTGCCGAAGATCATTCGGCGGTTTCGTACCGAGCACAGTGCTGTTGAGTTGACGTTGCACGAGATGTCGACGATGGATCAGATCAAGGCGCTCAAGGAAGGCACGATCGATGTCGGGTTTGGGCGCATTCGGCATGAAGATCCGAGTATCAGGCGCGTTGTGTTGCGTGAGGAGCGGATGATTGTTGCGTTGCCGTTTGGTCATCCGTTGTCGGAGGTGAAACCTGTTTTGTCGTTGCATGATCTGGTCAACGAGACGTTGATTATTTTTCCCAAGGCGCCGCGGCCTAGTTATGCCGATCAGGTGTTGGCCGCGTTTCGCGATCGGGGGTTGGAGCCGGCGCGGATCTACGAGACGCGGGAATTGCAGATTGCGCTTGGGCTCGTGGCGGCTGGGGAGGGGATATCCGTTGTGCCGAGCAGTGTTTATGGGCTCAAGCGGGATGATGTCAGCTACAAGGAGCTGGATGACTCTAATCTCGTGTCGCCGATTATTATGAGTATGCGGATGCTTGATGAGTCAGAAGATCTGACTGAGATGCTGGAGTTGATTTATCGGCTTTATGAGGAGGCCAAGATGGAGTATTTGCCGCCTCATGTGGAAGGGGTTTGA